Proteins co-encoded in one Pyxidicoccus xibeiensis genomic window:
- a CDS encoding VIT domain-containing protein has protein sequence MDGRQLPLTAVALRAEAQGGIARVTLTQQFQNPYAEPLQVSYQVPMPADGAVAGYAFRIGERRIVGEVDKVQAARERFDQALVSGRTAALLTQERTSLFTQELGNVPPGQPLTVELTVDQRLRWLSEGMWEWRFPTVVAPRYLGAEGHTPDADRICVDVASGPTGLGVTFELSIGDVLLDGREPECPSHPVRCSHETGKAVARLEQGALLDRDIVVRWPVATPEAGVRLHGARLEGRLAESAFGLLTLVPPAVKPAGMARDLVILLDVSGSMGGPPLEYCKRVICSLIDTLEERDSLELLVFSSQVRRWTGGPVPANEVMRGEAMSWVRKLAVGGATHMHQGIQEALRPLRPDSQRQVLLFTDGFIGFEQDIVSHLLWHLPRGSRLHTVGVGSSVNRSLTQAAARAGRGVEVLIGLDEDVERGTARLIAATRAPVVVEVTVEGDAVEDVAPASVTDLLAGAPVLLSLKLRPEGGPLTVRGRTPEGSWERRLLVPPLRPGEGSPAIAALYAREKVEDLSMRIAGGAPREEMEPSIERLGLEHRIATALTAWIAVSEEPTVDATAPTRREVMPQELPHGMSASGLGLQLSGGMVSRPLIQVRRIAPAASGAEPPSPPEFLGRAPIRAFMVVTEEPERTERPRRKPKRSGHRRDEVDVAPEQGPIVLRGRRLGASDGLDTLELQCEALFWDPGVTFEAELADGTRITLDVDLTTSTRKMLVTHGQQVRLRFKSVPSEVVMLRWTCNDVEYVVAL, from the coding sequence GTGGATGGCAGACAGCTGCCGCTCACCGCCGTGGCACTGAGAGCGGAGGCGCAGGGGGGCATTGCCCGCGTCACGCTCACCCAGCAGTTCCAGAATCCCTACGCGGAGCCGCTCCAGGTCAGCTACCAGGTACCGATGCCGGCGGACGGCGCGGTGGCGGGGTACGCGTTCCGAATCGGTGAGCGCCGCATCGTGGGCGAGGTCGACAAGGTGCAGGCCGCGCGTGAGCGCTTCGACCAGGCGCTGGTCTCCGGCAGGACGGCGGCGCTGCTCACGCAGGAGCGGACCAGCCTCTTCACGCAGGAGCTGGGCAATGTGCCTCCGGGCCAGCCGCTCACCGTCGAGCTGACCGTGGACCAGCGCCTGCGCTGGCTGTCCGAGGGAATGTGGGAATGGCGGTTCCCCACCGTCGTCGCACCTCGCTACCTGGGCGCGGAGGGGCACACTCCGGATGCGGACCGCATCTGCGTGGACGTGGCCAGTGGGCCCACGGGCCTCGGCGTCACGTTCGAGCTGTCCATCGGAGATGTGCTCTTGGATGGACGCGAGCCCGAGTGTCCGAGCCATCCGGTGCGCTGCTCGCATGAGACGGGGAAGGCAGTGGCTCGGCTGGAGCAGGGCGCGTTGCTGGACCGGGACATCGTGGTGCGGTGGCCTGTGGCCACGCCCGAGGCCGGTGTGCGACTGCATGGGGCTCGGCTGGAAGGGCGGTTGGCGGAGAGTGCGTTCGGGCTGCTCACGCTGGTGCCGCCCGCAGTGAAGCCGGCGGGGATGGCTCGGGACCTCGTCATCCTGCTGGACGTGAGCGGCTCCATGGGTGGACCTCCGCTGGAGTACTGCAAGCGCGTCATCTGCTCGCTCATCGACACGCTGGAGGAGCGGGACTCGCTGGAGCTGTTGGTGTTCAGCAGCCAGGTGCGGCGCTGGACTGGGGGGCCCGTGCCCGCGAATGAGGTCATGCGGGGCGAGGCCATGTCCTGGGTGCGGAAGCTGGCCGTGGGCGGTGCAACCCACATGCACCAGGGCATCCAGGAGGCCCTCCGTCCGCTGCGTCCGGACAGCCAGCGTCAGGTGCTGCTCTTCACCGACGGCTTCATCGGCTTCGAGCAGGACATCGTGAGTCACCTCCTCTGGCACCTGCCTCGCGGTTCGCGGCTGCACACGGTGGGCGTGGGGTCGTCGGTGAACCGCTCGCTTACCCAGGCCGCGGCGCGGGCGGGGCGGGGCGTGGAGGTGCTCATCGGGCTGGACGAGGACGTGGAGCGCGGCACCGCCCGGCTCATCGCGGCGACCCGGGCTCCCGTGGTGGTGGAGGTCACCGTGGAGGGGGACGCCGTCGAGGACGTGGCGCCCGCTTCGGTGACGGACCTGCTGGCGGGGGCGCCGGTGCTCCTGTCGCTCAAGCTGCGCCCGGAGGGCGGGCCGCTCACGGTGAGAGGACGGACTCCCGAAGGTTCATGGGAGAGACGGCTCCTGGTTCCTCCGCTGCGTCCGGGAGAGGGCAGCCCGGCCATCGCGGCGCTGTATGCGCGGGAGAAGGTGGAAGACCTCTCGATGCGGATTGCCGGAGGTGCTCCGCGCGAGGAGATGGAGCCGAGCATCGAGCGGCTCGGACTGGAGCATCGGATTGCCACGGCGCTGACGGCCTGGATTGCAGTGAGCGAGGAGCCCACCGTGGATGCCACCGCGCCCACCCGGCGTGAGGTGATGCCACAGGAATTGCCGCATGGGATGTCCGCGAGCGGTCTGGGGCTCCAGCTCTCGGGAGGGATGGTATCGCGACCACTCATCCAGGTGAGGCGGATAGCACCGGCGGCTTCTGGGGCGGAACCGCCCTCTCCTCCTGAGTTCCTGGGACGGGCACCCATCAGGGCGTTCATGGTGGTGACCGAGGAACCGGAGCGCACGGAGCGCCCGCGGCGCAAGCCCAAGCGCAGTGGGCATCGCCGCGATGAGGTGGATGTGGCACCGGAACAGGGCCCCATCGTTCTGCGGGGACGCAGGCTGGGCGCGTCCGACGGGCTCGACACGCTGGAGCTCCAATGCGAGGCCTTGTTCTGGGACCCGGGTGTCACGTTCGAGGCGGAGCTCGCTGACGGCACGCGCATCACGCTCGACGTGGACCTGACGACGAGCACGCGGAAGATGCTCGTCACACACGGTCAGCAGGTGCGGCTCCGTTTCAAGTCCGTGCCCAGCGAAGTGGTCATGCTGCGCTGGACCTGCAACGACGTGGAGTACGTCGTGGCGTTATGA
- a CDS encoding DUF262 domain-containing protein produces MKIYDEGAEPLHELLRAASSDQGATLLVPDLQRPYVWSPSQVTLLVDSLLRGWPFGTLLLWSVHKEDLASIPSRPFWRVADRTGEFDDEQVSKSNPPAQFRMVLDGQQRLQSLLLAFGGDSWGFRLLDHEWSTVLDAERPRGRNARRHWSLGHLCLDVHSFSERVQASGGVAKVDFRDVLVWVVQRPDGGRSTLKRPTNYKHPITSSFDTENKGRFVRLSRLWDLASTQPGLFEKHFRERLAPLLEQHDVPKVVANAVLEPLAELIVTLVAIKQSKVSYLQLAPFNDQVFSQDLYNDAIVNIFTRLNTAGRALTRQEITFAWIKTGWDAAKTDNRTAGKCFEELGEALAEEGVVLDIDALVGTVSAMWSVLHRDGALLTANDLLRGEKVRPMVQDLVQNWETVSANAVDGAQLVDVRGFRFGTHYRSLNVLTLLLSWRLLGRQWLAEHSLGVMAKDSFEKSLDAAFAASCDRWILLSQWSGRWGKSTDKAFADYIKDLSADWARIRKLTAPDDVIEILKRRMEAWISALQAESSKYLDDLGVLTRDAVHQYYLPLWLWHRIDAERWKASKLPLRESKRGSLSVDVDHVVAVKLWETLQDTPQNAAEVGEEDESALTTDDMSTTMNALGNCCLLEKSFNIAKSAAPLRVFLDRVHEFKTGALKVDDWARAIGVDADLVDPRGKTAEEVRLVVERRTAQMKTELKEYLSGTRQRADI; encoded by the coding sequence ATGAAGATCTACGATGAAGGCGCTGAACCACTCCACGAGCTTCTCCGTGCTGCGAGTTCGGATCAGGGCGCGACCCTGCTCGTTCCTGACCTCCAACGACCGTACGTTTGGAGCCCAAGTCAGGTCACCCTCCTCGTCGACTCGCTGCTGCGAGGCTGGCCATTCGGCACACTGTTGCTGTGGAGCGTTCACAAGGAGGACCTCGCCAGCATTCCATCTAGGCCGTTCTGGCGGGTAGCGGATCGAACCGGCGAATTCGATGACGAGCAGGTCAGCAAGAGCAACCCGCCAGCGCAGTTCCGCATGGTTCTCGATGGGCAGCAGCGTCTGCAGAGCCTCCTGCTCGCGTTTGGCGGCGACAGCTGGGGGTTTCGTCTGCTCGACCATGAGTGGTCGACAGTGCTCGACGCTGAGCGCCCGCGCGGTCGCAACGCAAGGCGCCACTGGTCTCTCGGGCACCTATGCCTCGATGTTCACTCCTTCAGCGAGCGTGTGCAGGCATCTGGAGGTGTGGCGAAGGTTGATTTTCGCGATGTCCTTGTATGGGTCGTTCAGCGCCCAGATGGCGGGCGCTCGACGCTGAAGCGCCCCACGAACTACAAGCATCCGATCACAAGCAGCTTTGACACGGAGAACAAGGGCCGCTTCGTTCGACTGAGCCGCCTGTGGGATTTGGCGTCCACGCAGCCGGGCCTCTTTGAGAAACATTTCCGCGAGAGGCTCGCCCCGCTGTTGGAGCAACATGATGTTCCGAAGGTCGTGGCCAACGCCGTGCTTGAGCCCCTCGCGGAACTTATTGTTACGCTCGTCGCGATCAAGCAGTCGAAGGTGAGCTACCTGCAGCTCGCGCCTTTCAACGACCAAGTCTTCAGCCAGGACCTTTACAACGACGCGATCGTCAACATCTTCACCCGGCTCAACACCGCCGGGCGTGCGCTCACGCGCCAGGAGATTACCTTCGCGTGGATCAAGACTGGATGGGACGCAGCGAAGACGGACAACCGCACGGCTGGTAAGTGCTTTGAGGAACTCGGTGAAGCTCTTGCCGAGGAAGGCGTAGTACTCGACATTGATGCCCTCGTCGGGACCGTTTCTGCGATGTGGTCAGTCCTCCACCGCGACGGCGCGCTGCTCACAGCAAACGACCTACTTCGTGGCGAGAAGGTTCGCCCCATGGTGCAGGACCTTGTACAGAACTGGGAGACGGTATCGGCGAACGCGGTGGACGGCGCGCAGCTTGTCGATGTTCGCGGCTTTCGCTTCGGCACCCACTACCGTTCGCTGAACGTGCTCACGCTGCTGCTCTCCTGGCGGCTGCTCGGTCGCCAGTGGTTGGCAGAGCATTCGCTCGGTGTCATGGCGAAGGACAGCTTCGAGAAGTCTCTGGATGCTGCGTTCGCTGCTTCGTGCGATCGCTGGATTCTCTTGTCGCAGTGGTCCGGTCGGTGGGGAAAGTCGACCGACAAGGCGTTCGCCGACTACATCAAGGACCTGTCGGCGGACTGGGCGAGGATCCGGAAACTGACCGCCCCCGATGATGTGATAGAAATCCTCAAGCGCCGGATGGAGGCGTGGATCAGCGCCCTCCAAGCAGAGTCTTCGAAGTACTTGGATGACCTCGGCGTCCTCACCCGCGACGCCGTACACCAGTACTACCTGCCTCTTTGGTTGTGGCATCGAATCGATGCTGAGCGTTGGAAAGCGTCTAAGCTGCCCCTGCGGGAGTCGAAGCGCGGCAGCTTGAGTGTCGACGTCGATCATGTTGTCGCGGTGAAGCTCTGGGAGACACTCCAGGACACGCCGCAGAATGCAGCAGAAGTAGGCGAAGAGGACGAGTCAGCGCTAACGACGGATGACATGTCGACCACGATGAACGCGCTCGGCAACTGTTGTCTTCTTGAGAAATCCTTCAACATTGCGAAGAGCGCCGCGCCACTTCGCGTGTTCCTGGATCGTGTGCACGAATTCAAGACCGGCGCTCTCAAAGTCGATGACTGGGCGAGGGCGATCGGTGTGGATGCCGACCTCGTCGATCCTAGAGGAAAGACCGCTGAGGAGGTTCGGCTGGTGGTCGAGAGGCGAACGGCGCAGATGAAGACTGAGTTGAAGGAGTACCTCTCAGGCACCCGGCAGCGGGCCGACATCTAA
- the sitA6 gene encoding SitA6 family polymorphic toxin lipoprotein yields MRALHALWFSLLALCWLGCSTAPRPSLQHRGEAEVECDDPGKDRCVTLLCLGDACGFYRCEDMPGALELARFPPSRPPAAAAAPGSGPRRNWGGGQHLPRGAVMVFPNWNGAPAEVLPPSRQLTAGRWEKHHIFPQAQEFREWFIERGVKIHDYTMPLPYNLHREIHRVGGRGGQWNQDWRDFKRANPFATPEEIYQYAGELIYRFQLIGGPIQPYHSRPGI; encoded by the coding sequence ATGCGAGCCCTTCACGCCCTCTGGTTCTCGTTGCTGGCCCTGTGCTGGTTGGGCTGCTCCACGGCCCCGCGCCCGTCCCTGCAGCACCGGGGCGAGGCGGAGGTGGAGTGCGACGACCCTGGAAAAGACCGGTGCGTCACCCTGCTGTGCCTGGGTGACGCGTGCGGCTTCTACCGCTGCGAGGACATGCCTGGTGCGCTTGAGCTGGCGCGCTTCCCGCCCTCGCGTCCTCCCGCCGCCGCAGCCGCGCCGGGCAGCGGGCCGAGGAGGAACTGGGGCGGCGGGCAGCACCTGCCCCGTGGCGCCGTCATGGTGTTTCCCAACTGGAATGGCGCCCCCGCGGAGGTCCTCCCTCCCTCACGCCAGCTCACGGCCGGACGATGGGAGAAGCACCACATCTTTCCCCAGGCACAGGAGTTCAGGGAGTGGTTCATTGAAAGAGGCGTCAAGATCCACGACTACACCATGCCCCTTCCGTACAACCTCCATCGGGAGATTCACAGGGTCGGTGGACGTGGCGGACAGTGGAATCAAGACTGGCGAGACTTCAAGCGAGCGAACCCGTTTGCCACTCCCGAGGAGATCTACCAGTACGCGGGAGAGCTCATCTATCGCTTCCAGCTCATCGGTGGCCCCATCCAGCCCTACCATTCCCGCCCTGGTATCTGA
- the sitI6 gene encoding SitI6 family double-CXXCG motif immunity protein: MTRFFWVDEDNAVAEKYGGEAHGAHRWKLPAVRCHTCGATWGNVGHEYPCIDLSQLPARREFEKARPEPFAEFARLRELVRPLVPPGAELPPATRFGPLVGTASGKLAAFAWIIEVLLVHRDALERLQAEGVRGLLGCRTELRYRQKSPPELMELQIEPLGRLHPDCIPPDVPPPCATCGRHGFRRPEEPILDAASLPMDRDLFRVGNFATMVIGTERFREVVLRLELDGLTFRELPTR, encoded by the coding sequence ATGACCCGCTTCTTCTGGGTGGATGAGGACAACGCGGTTGCGGAGAAGTACGGCGGGGAGGCCCACGGAGCGCACAGGTGGAAGCTCCCGGCTGTGCGCTGCCACACGTGCGGCGCAACCTGGGGCAACGTGGGCCATGAGTACCCCTGCATCGACCTGTCGCAGCTACCCGCGCGGCGAGAGTTCGAGAAGGCGCGGCCCGAGCCCTTCGCCGAGTTCGCGCGCCTGCGCGAGCTGGTTCGCCCCCTGGTACCTCCAGGTGCCGAGCTGCCCCCCGCGACACGCTTCGGCCCCTTGGTAGGCACGGCTTCGGGAAAGCTCGCAGCGTTCGCCTGGATCATCGAGGTCCTGCTCGTGCACCGGGACGCGCTGGAGCGACTCCAGGCCGAGGGAGTACGCGGCCTCCTCGGCTGCCGGACGGAGTTGCGGTACCGGCAGAAGAGCCCACCGGAGCTGATGGAACTCCAGATTGAGCCTCTCGGCCGGCTGCACCCGGACTGCATTCCGCCGGACGTGCCTCCGCCGTGCGCCACCTGTGGCCGGCACGGCTTCCGGCGGCCCGAAGAGCCCATCCTGGACGCAGCATCCCTGCCCATGGACCGGGACCTGTTTCGTGTGGGCAACTTCGCCACCATGGTCATCGGCACCGAGCGGTTCAGGGAGGTCGTGCTCCGCCTGGAGCTGGACGGCCTCACCTTCCGCGAGCTGCCCACCCGCTGA